TCTTTTAAGCTTAATGATTATATTAATCATACTATTTTTTATCTTTTTATATTCTTTTATTAGTTAAGAACTTGCACAATTAATTTATGAGATTTTTTAAAAACTAATCGATACTCGTACAAAGTTAAATACTTTCTATTTCGATTGCTAACTAAACAAAAACCATTCATTTAATAAATGGCTGTCTAATTGGCAGTACGTATTGCAAAAGTAGAAAATATATTGCTGTAATTTTAAAGAACATTGTATAGTTTGATTATGCTGTATTTTGTTAAAAAGTATGTTTAAAAGTTTGTAAGTCGCTCTTGTAATTGCGTTCTTATTTTATAGAGTTTTGCTAAAGGGATGAAAATCGATTTTTGGTTCGTTAGTGTTCTTAACATGTAGTTCCTTAGTTTGTTTTTTTCTTGAAAGCACTTGATGTTTTATGTGCGTATTTTCAGTTACTTACAACAGTATGATATATCTACTTTTGTTGATTGAATAACCCCTCAATTTGTCGCGAAAGTCTTATTGGTATTAGGTTTCCTTAAAGATTAACAATTTTTATCAAAAGCTTCCTTTTTTAAACTCAGCCCAATATGTTAGTGAAAAAATAATTGAATTGCAAGTTAATTTTATTCTATTTCTCCACATTTTTTCATTCACTTTTGTCTTGCCGAAGGGGCATATTGAATGATTACTTGAGAGAACTCAGAAAGTTTAACTAAATTTTATTGTAAATATAACTTATTAAGCGTTGCTTTTTGATTTAACCTTATTAATATAAATGGAGAAAGATCATATTAAAGTTTGGGATAATTGTTTGCGTTTTATTCAGGATAACGTAAATATTCAGGGGTATAAAACTTGGTTTGAACCAATTGTGCCGCTAAAATTAGTCAATAGTGTTTTAACAATACAGGTTCCCAGTCAGTTTTTTTACGAATGGCTCGAAGAGCATTATATAAAACTGATTCGTATGGTTATTAAAAAAGAATTGGGTTCTAAAGGACGCTTAGAATACAGTATTATTATGGATAACTCCGTACCCGGAAAGGATAAAAAAAGCATTAAGCTTCCAACATCCAGTAAAGGCGCAGTTAATAATCCTGCTGTATCAATGCCTTACACTATGAATAGAGCAAAGCCAAAAGATATTCCGAATCCATTTATTATTCCCGGAATAAGAAAAGTTAAAGTAAACTCTCAATTAGTCGATTCTAATTCTTTTGCAAATTTTATTGAAGGTGATTGTAACCGCTTGGCTCGTTCTGCCGGTTATGCTGTTGCTGAAAATCCCGGTAAAACATCTTTTAATCCACTGTTTTTATATAGCTCAACAGGATTGGGAAAAACGCATTTGTCGCATGCTATCGGTTTGCAGGTTCGAGAAAATTTTCCTGATAAAACGGTTTTATATCTTCATTCAAACCAGTTTATTTCTCAGTTTATAGACAGTATCAGAAATGGTAATCAAAATGATTTTATCCATTTCTATCAGATGATAGATGTGTTAATTATTGATGATGTGCATTTATTAGCCGGTAAAGAAAAAACATTAGATGTGTTTTTTCAAGTTTTTAATCATTTGCATCAAAATGGAAAACAAATAGTTATTACTTCAGATATTCCTCCTGTTGAACTTACCGGTTTTAATAACAGATTAATTTCTCGATTTAAATGGGGCTTGGCAGCCGATTTGCAAGCACCCGATTTAGAAACTCGTATTGCAATTATTCAAAAGAAATTATATAACGATGGTATTGAAATGCCTCAAGATGTGATTGAATATCTAGCATACAGTATTACTAACAGTATTCGTGAGTTAGAGGGTGCTTTAATTAGCATTATGGCGCAGAGCTCTCTGAATAAAAAAGAAATAACTATCGATCTTGCTAAACAGATTATAGATAAATACGTAAAATCTACTAATCGCGAAATCTCGATAGAATATATCCAAAAAGTTGTTTGTGAATATTTTAGTCTTCCTCTAGATGTTATTAATAGCAAAACACGCAAGCGCGAAATTGTGCAAGCTCGTCAATTGGCAATGTTCTTTTCTAAAAAACATACTAAATCGTCTTTGGCAACTATCGGACAACATTGTGGGAACAAAGATCATGCAACCGTATTGCATGCTGTAAAAACCGTGAATAATTTAGTTGATACCGACAAAAAGTTTAAAAGCTATGTCGACGATTTAGATAAAAAGATAAAGTTACAATAGAGATTATAAAATGTCGGCTTGCCGGCATTTTTTGTATTACTTTTTATCTCTCTTAGCTAAGAATACTTATCTTAGCATAACTAAAAAATAATCTGTGAAAGCTATTATTCTTGCAGCAGGATTGGGTACCCGATTGTTTCCTTTTACCAAAAACAAGCCAAAAGCACTTGTCGAAGTACAGGGAAAACCGCTAATTCAACATCAGTTAGAAAAACTTAAAAAGGCGGGTTTTACTCAAGTGCTTGTAAATATCCATTATTTCGGAGAGCAAATAATAGAATTCTTGGATAAGCATAATAATTTCGGATTAGAAATTTATATTTCTGATGAGCGTGATGAACTTTTAGATACCGGTGGTGCTCTACGAAAAGCATCTGATTTTATCCGAGGCGATGAGCCGGTACTTATTCATAATGTTGATGTGCTTAGTAATATTTCTTTAAAGGAAATGCTTGACAGTCACCGTTTAAAAGGAGCTTTGGCAACATTAGCTGTTCGCAAAAGAGAAACATCAAGATATTTACTTTTTAATAAACAGAATCAGCTTCGTGCTTGGGAAAATATAAAAACAGGAGAAAAAAAAGGCTATAGCACAGAAAGTAATCTTGAGCGAGCCGCATTTTCTGGGATTCATATTGTTTCACCAAAATGTGTCGATTTATTTCCCAATAAAAAGGCGTTTTCGGTTATAGATTTTTATATAGATATCATAAAATCATATACGGTAAGTGGTTATTTTCACGATAAATCTATTTGGTTAGATGTGGGAAAACCTGAAACTTTGGCTGAAGCCGAAAAACTAATAATTTAGATATGGTTTCAAAAAAACAAAAGACTTTTATTGAGGAATTAATTGATAAGCTGTTAATAGATTATACACGTAATTTTAGTCAGTTATGTATTATTACGCCTAACCGTCGCGCGCAAGTTTTTATTAAAAACTATCTGCAAGAAAAAGGTATCCCAATGTTGCTTCCAACATTGTTTTCTATCGACGATTTTATTCAGCATCTTTCGCCCTATACTATTCTTGATAATATTGATTTGAGTTTTGAGTTATATTTGGTTTATAAGGAATTAGAAGGTGAGGACGCTCAGCCGTTTGAACATTTTATTAAATGGGCAACAGTTTTAATTAACGATTTTAACGAGATAGATATGCATCTTGGCGATGCCAATGCCTTGTTTAATTATTTAAGTGATGATTATGCTATTAGAGAATGGAATTTAGGAATAAAAGACCTTACGGATTTTCAGAAAAACTATTTAGCTTTCTTTCATAAATTAAACGACTATTATCAATATTTTACTCAGCGGATTTTAAGTCAAAATACAGCATATAATGGTTTAGCTTACCGGTATGTGGCTGAGAATATTCAAGAATTGATGCAAGAGCAACATTGGAATAAACTAATATTTGCCGGCTTTAATGCTCTTACACTTTCCGAAGAAAAAATAATTCGTTCGCTTTATGAATCCAAACAAGCTGAGCTGATTTGGGATGTGGATGAATACTACTTTTCTGATAAAAACCAAGAAGCAGGCTTGTTTTTAAGGAAATATGCTAGTTGGTATAAATTCGATAAAGATACTATTGCTAAACATTTTCAAAACCCTAAAGAAATAAATGTTATTGCAGTTCCAAAAGAAATTGGTCAGGCTAAGATAGCATCAGAATTACTAAAAAATAACTTAAATACTAAAGATTTAAATAATACGGCTCTTGTATTAGCAGACGAGAATCTTTTGGTAGCCGTTTTAAATAGTTTGGATAAAGACGTTTTAACCGAAACGAATGTTACTATGGGTTACCCGTTAAAAAATACGGCAGCTCATTTATTATTCCGACTTTTTCTAAAAATGCAGTTTGTAGGTCAACGACAACAAAAGCTTAGAAATCAATCGCATTTGCGATTTTTAAATGAAGATTTAATACAAGTGTTGACAAACCCCCTAATGGCTGACTTTTTTGGGAAAAATACAGAAATTATTTCTGCTGTTCAAAAACAATTATACTGGACTCCAACAGAATTACAAGTATTATTTAACAAAACAACGACTTTAGATACTCTCTTTTTATTTGTCGATTTTGAAAATAATGCTAAAAAAGCCATTAACTTTTTTCAAGATTTTATAAAGGAGTTCTTTTTGCATTATCAGGAAGCCGATTCTAATTTGCAGTTGCGATATTCGTCTGATAGGGAGGCCTTTGTGCTTTATTCGCATATGCTAAATAGGTTGACTGATAGAATTAACAAATACGGTTTCCCAATTAATTTGCAGGAGTTTAAAATTGTATTTGAACAGCTTATTGGAAATCAAAATCAGGCATTCCACGGCGAACCACTAAAAGGATTACAGCTAATGGGCTTGCTCGAAACGCGTATACTCGATTTTGAAAATCTTATAATTTTATCCGTTAATGAAGATATATTACCTTCCGGGAAAATGTCTAACTCTTTTATTCCGGTCGACATAAAACGAATATTTAAACTTCCTACTTATACGGAAAAAAACGCCATTTTCGCTTATCATTTCTATCGTCTTTTGCAAAGAGCTAAAAACGTTCATTTGCTATATAGTACCACAGCAGCTAAGCTTGTTGGTGGCGAAAAAAGCAGATTTATTACACAGCTTTCATTGGAGCTTTTTGAATATAATCCGTTATCTGATTTTAAAGAGACTTTGTATAATTTCAAGGAAATAAAACCTGAAAACAGATTCGATATAAGCATTGAAAAAGACATCTCAGTTCAAGAAAGATTGTTAGCCATTGCTAAAAAAGGATTTTCGCCAACGGCGATAAATACTTATATAAGCTGTCCGCTTAAATTTTATTTTAAACATATATTAAGAGTTGAGGAGCCAAAAGACGAGAAAAGCTTTATTGATGATAGAATGGTCGGGAATATTATTCATCATACTTTAGAGACTTTATATAAACCATTTGTAGGAAAAGCGGTAAATATTGATGATTTATCAAAAATGAAAGAGCAATTGCTCGACGAAATTCAAACTCAAGCCAAGCTTGAAGCTAAGGGACAGCTGTTAGATTCCGGACAAAATCTTCTTGCAATAAAAGGTATTGAAAGATATCTTGAGGAATTTTTTGCAGAGGAAAAAAAATCGCTAAAGGAGAATATAAAAAAGGGTGGCAGTTTAATAATTTTAGGGGTGGAACAAACACTAAAAAAGAAAATTATTATACCGGAAAAAGGCATAGAAATTAAAGTTGCCGGTAATGCCGATCGTATTGACCGTTGGAACAGAAAAGTTCGGGTTTTAGATTATAAAACGGGTTATGTAGATCCAAAGGCATTAAAGAAAATAGAGTTTGATGAATTATTTTTAGACTCAAAACACGAAAAAACTCTTCAGCTTTTAACCTATGTTTGGCTGTTAAAAGACGACTACCCAAAAGATGATTTACAAAGTGGTATTATAGCTTTACGTAATGTACATAATCATTATATTTTTCTTTCTGATTCTTCCGAAGAGTCATTATCTAAAGAGAGTCTGACCATTTTTGAAAGTAATTTACTCGAATTTTTCAATGAGCTTTTTGATGAGAAAATCCCATTTGTTCAAACAAGAGAAAAACAGAATTGTCAATATTGTCCGTATGCTAATATTTGTCTTAAGTAATTATGAGCCTAATTGTTTTAAAATCAATTTATATTAAAACTAAATAATCCTTATTTTTGCCTAATGGACAAAGCCATCACAATAAAAACATCTGATTACACAATATTTTTAGGTGTAAATGCAGCTAATGCTTTAGATGTTTTCTTGAACACGAAATCATACTCTAAGATATTTGTTTTGATGGACGAAAATACTTACGCTCATTGCTATCCTGTTTTATCTTCAGATACTGAGAATTTATTAAATGCTGAGCTCTTGCTTATAGATGCCGGCGAGGATAATAAAAATATAGAAATCGCTACTCAGTTATGGGAAAGTCTTACCGATAGTGGTGCCGATCGTCATTCTCTATTAATAAATTTAGGTGGTGGAGTAGTAAGTGATTTAGGTGGTTTTGTTGCTTCTATCTTTAAACGAGGAATGGATTTTATAAATATTCCAACTTCTTTATTGGCTATGATCGATGCTTCTATAGGTGGAAAAACCGGAATTAACCTTGGACATTATAAAAATCAAATAGGTTTGTTTTCTCCACCTAAACAAATCATTATTGATCCAAGATTTTTAGAAACACTTCCGCAAGAACAGATTCTTTCGGCTTATGCCGAAATGCTTAAACATGGGTTAATAGAAGATAAAAAATACTGGAAAGAGTTAAGCGAAATTGCAGAACTAACACCAAAAAATCTTATTCCATATATTGAAAAATCTATTCATATAAAAAAGCAAATTGTGGATAAAGATCCTACGGAAAAAGGTTTGCGAAAGGTTCTTAATTATGGACATTCCGTAGGTCATGCAATAGAATCATTTTTTATGGACACAGACTCTCCTATATTGCATGGCGAAGCCGTTGCTATCGGTATGTTGGCAGAAGCGTATTTGTCGACAGAAATTTTAAATATGGCGGTTAAAGATCTCGGAAAAATAGACCAGAATATACGTTTACATTATAGTCATATCCATATCGACGAAAGTCAAATTGATACTATTGTAAGCTTGACTATGCACGATAAGAAAAAAGAAGGATTGCATTTAAATTTCAGCTTGTTAAAGCAAATTGGGCAATGCGAAATTAATCAGCAAGTAACGAAAGAACAAATAATAAGATCATTAAAATATATCATTCATGGCTTTACTGGTTAAAAAAGATAATAGAAGTTTAAAGGGTCGTATTCAGTTGCCGCCGTCTAAAAGCGAAAGTGCTAGATTATTAATTATCGATGCAATTTTAGGCACAGAAGATTTGGCCATTGAGAATCTTTCGGACAGTACGGATTCTACAACTTTGAAATCTTCGCTAGAATCGTTATTGAGACTTAAAGGCACAAATATTTCGCTCAATTTGGATATCCACGATTCAGGAACGGCAATGCGTTTTATTACGGCTTATGCAGCAGGGATTAATGTGAAAACTTTTATTACCGGCACCGGGCGAATGAAACAAAGACCATTGGGTATTTTGGTTGATAAATTGAAAGAACTTGGCTCTTCAATTACTTATATAGAAGATGAAGGATATCCTCCCATACGAATTGAGGGCAAAAGATTAAAAGGCGGAGAAATTGAAATTGATGCCACCGTGAGTTCGCAGTTTATTTCGGCTTTGCTTTTGGTGGCTCCAAAAATGTTACATGGCTTAAAAATAAAACTTCTTGGAGAGGTGATTTCTGCACCTTATATCGATATGACTTTAAAGGTTATGCGTGAGTTTGGCATTGAAATAGAGCGTAAGGAAAATATTATCTCCATCAGAAAACAACGCTATCAAAATAAAAAGGTGTATCGTATTGAGTCTGATTGGAGCGCAGCTTCATATTGGTATCAAATGGCGGCTTTTGCCGATGAAGTTGATCTTACTCTACTTGGATTAAAACAAAAAAGTACACAAGGTGATAGTATAATTGCAGAATGGGCAAGCGAGTTTGGCGTTCAAACAAGCTTTACTGAAGAGGGTGTTCATTTGACTAAAGTAAAATGTGAAACAATATCTATTGAAAAAGATTTTCATAATAACCCTGATTTGGCTCAAACACTTATAACAACTACTGCCGGATTGCAAATGCGAGGTGATTTTACCGGATTGAAAACTCTTAGGTTAAAAGAAACTGATAGAGTAAGTGCTTTGGTAAATGAATTAGGTGCTTTAAACGTAAATATTTCTGTTGATAATAACAAAATGAAACTTCTACCTGCAAAACTTGTAGTTAAAGATAAGGTTAAAGTATATGCCGACCATCGCATGGCTATGTCTTTTGCTCCTCTAAGTATGATTTTGGGACAGCTCGTTATAGATTCCCCCTCTGTGGTTGCTAAATCATATCCTAATTTTTGGGGTGATCTAAAAAGTGTTGGGTTTGAACTTACTGAAGTTTAAAATTATTTTGTAATTCCTTTTAGTTTTAGAGGCTTTGGTATACATTATTTTTTATTTTTGCTAATAATTTAAAATCGTTATAAATAAAACATTCTGTTTTATAGTGTTTTATATTGTAAATGTAAGTTATGGATAAATATTCCTATTTGAATACCAAGCCTGAGGAAGTTGAAGATTTATATCAACTGTTTCTCGAAAATCCGGAAAATGTAGAATATGGCTGGCGTAAATTTTTTGAAGGCTTTGAGTTTTTTAAAAATGATTATACAGCACAAGCCGATGGCGTGTCTTCTTCGGAATACAAAGTAATAAACTTGATTGAAGATTATCGAAAGAGAGGTCATTTGTTTACCAAAACAAATCCTGTTCGTGTACGTCGTCATTATACTCCCTCTTTAGATTATCAAAATTTTGGTTTAGAAAAGAAAGATTTAGAAAAGGTATTTGAGGCTGGTAAGAAAGTTGGCTTGGGAGCTGCTAAATTGAAAGATATTATTCAAATGTTAGAACAAACTTATTGCGGTTCGGTTGCAGTTGAATATGATTATATCCGTAATTTAGATGAAGTAGCCTGGCTAAAATCTAAATTAGAATTATCTAAAAGCACTCCTTCTTTTTCAAAAGACGAGAAACTTGCGATTTTAAATAAGCTAACTCAAGCTGTTGGCTTCGAAAAATTTATTCATAAGAAATTCCCGGGACAAAAACGTTTTTCATTAGAAGGAGCTGAGTCTTTAATCCCTGCTTTAGACGCTGCTATTGAGCGAGGAAACGACCTTGGAATTAGTGAATTTATGATTGGAATGGCGCATCGTGGTCGTTTAAATGTGCTGGCTAATATTATGGGAAAACCCTACCGTCAGATTTTTAGCGAATTTTCCGGTAATGAATATGAAGATTCTTTTTTATTGGGCGATGTAAAATATCATTTAGGCTATACTTCTGAAACAAAGACTAATAAAGAAAAAGATATTGTTTTAACTCTTTCGCCTAACCCATCTCATTTGGAAGCTGTTAATCCTGTTGTTGAAGGTTTGACCCGTGCTAAAATAGATAATCTTAAATCAGATACAAACGAAGATTCTATAATCCCAATAATTATTCACGGAGATGCTTCTATTGCCGGTCAGGGTGTTGTTTATGAGGTGGCTCAAATGTCGAAATTGAAAGCTTATTCAACCGGAGGAACTTTACATTTGGTTATCAATAATCAGATTGGTTTTACCACTAACTATCTCGATGCTCGTACTTCTACCTACTGTACTGATGTGGCTAAAACTATACAAGCACCTGTTTTTCATGTTAATGGAGATGATGCTGAAGCCGTTGCTTTTACTGCAATGTTGGCAATTGAATATCGACAAAAATTCCATAAAGATATATTTATTGATTTATTGTGTTATCGAAAATACGGACATAACGAAGGTGATGAGCCTCGTTTTACTCAGCCGGTTCTTTATAAAGCCATTGAAAAACATGATGATCCTCGTGTGATATACGCCAAGAAATTAGTCGAACAAAATGAGATTAGCTTAGAAGAATCAGATAGAATTGAAACGGACTTTTATAATTTATTGGAAGAATCTTTTTTAAGTGCAAAAAAAATTACCACTGCCAACATTAGTTCGTTTTTAGAAAAAGAATGGGAAGGAATTAAAAAAGCAACCAAAGCAGATTTTGATAAATCACCGGATACCGGAGTGGACTTAGATATTCTTCAACAAATCGGACAAAAGATTACAAGTTTGCCTGATGATAAAAAGTTTTTTAGAAAAATTGTCAGTTTACAAAAAACACGTAACAATATGGTGTTTAAACACCAAAAGCTCGATTGGGCAATGGGAGAATTACTTGCTTATGGTTCGTTGGTGAATGAAGGAATACCTGTTAGGATAAGCGGGCAAGATGTTGAACGAGGAACATTTTCGCATCGCCATGCTGTATTTACAGTTGATGATTGTGATGAAACATATACTCCTTTAAAAAATATTAGTGAGAAACAAGCTCCATTTAAAATATATAACTCTCTACTCTCAGAATATGGGGTTTTAGGTTTTGAATATGGATACGCTATGGCTTCGCCTCAGGAATTAATAATTTGGGAAGCTCAGTTTGGAGATTTTAATAATGGAGCTCAAATAATTTTTGATCAGTTTTTAAGTAGTGCCGAGGATAAATGGAATGTAATGAACGATTTGGTTATTTTTCTTCCTCATGGTTATGAAGGACAAGGACCTGAACATTCAAGTGCACGAATGGAGCGCTTTTTAACTCTTTGTGCAGAGAATAATTTTCAAGTGGTAAATCTCACTAACCCGGCAAATATGTTTCACGTTTTGCGCCGTCAACTGAAACGCAAATTCCGTAAGCCTTTAGTAATATTTACTCCTAAAAGTTTGTTGCGTCATCCCGAAGCCGTATCCAATATTAGCGAATTTACAAAAGGAGGTTTTAAGGAAGTAATTGATGATAGCAGTGCCGATTCTAAGAAAATAAAACGTGTGCTTTTTTGTAGCGGGAAGGTGTATTACGATTTATTAGCAGAAAAAAGAGCAATTAAAGATGAGACTGTAGCCATTATTCGTCTTGAACAATTATATCCTTTACCAAAAAAACAGATTTATAAGATTATAGATAAATATAAGAATGCCGAAAAGCTGATGTGGGTTCAGGAAGAACCGTATAATATGGGTGCCGGTCCGTTTATTCGCTCAGAATTGGAAGATTTGAATTTATATATTGTTGCCAGACCCGCAACAGGAAGCCCCGCAACAGGATCTAGTAAGTTTCATCAAAAACAACAAAGGAAAATAGTTGAAAAACCCTTTGATGAATGTGGAGATTGTCCGCTAAAAGGAACCATTTGTAAGATGGCTTGTATAGGAAATAATTGGCAAGAGTTTAATCTTGAATTAGAAAAAAATACACCAAAATGATTGTAGAAATAAAAGTCCCCAGTCCGGGAGAATCAATTACAGAAGTGCAAATAGCCTCTTGGTTAGTAGAAGATGGCAGCTTGGTTAAAAAAGATCAGGAAATTGCCGAAATAGATTCTGATAAAGCAACCTTAAGTATTAGTGCCGAGGTTTCCGGTAAAATAAAACTTTTGGCAGAAGAAGGTGATACTGTTGATATTGGAACCGTGGTTTGTAGTATAGATTCTAATGTTGAGATGCCGAAAACAGCAGTCGTTGCCGAAACCAAGAAAGAAGACGCTCCAACTGAAAAAGAAGAGAAGTCAATATCTGCTGTTGAAGAAAAATCTGCAGATTCTATTCCTTCAGAATCAGATATTCATATTTCGCCCTTAGCACGTAAGCTGATGCAAGAAAAAAACATTAGCGAAAAAGACATCACAGCTTTTTATAAATCGCTTAGGTTGGGGACAAAAGATGTAGAATTTTATTTAGGAGCTAATGATAAAATACCTCTTAAACAAGATTCCGTTCAAACAAGTTCTTGGGGAGGAACACGAAATCAGGAAGTGAAAAAGATGTCTCTTTTAAGAAAAAAATTGGCTCAACGTTTGGTTTCTGTTAAGAATGAAACGGCAATGCTTACCACTTTTAACGAGGTGAATATGACTCCAATTATGGAGATTCGGAAAAAGTATAAAGAGCAATTTAAAGAACAGCATGGTGTTGGTTTGGGTTTTATGTCTTTCTTTACAAAAGCCGTAACAGAAGCTTTACAGCATTTCCCACAGGTAAATTCTATGATCAATGGCGATGAAATTATAAGTTACGATTATGCTGATATCAGTGTGGCAGTGAGCTCTCCAAAAGGATTGGTAGTTCCCGTTATTAGAAATGCCGAAACTCTTAGTTTGGCAGGAATTGAGAAGGAAATAAAGGCTCTTGCCGTAAAGGCAAGAAACGGAAAATTAAGCTTGGAAGAAATGACAGGTGGTACATTTACCATTACCAACGGTGGCGTTTTTGGTTCAATGTTATCAACACCAATTATTAATCCGCCTCAATCTGCTATTTTAGGAATGCATAATATTGTGGAACGTCCAATCGCTGTAAATGGTAAAGTGGAAATTCATCCTATTATGTATTTAGCTCTTTCTTACGATCATAGAGTTATTGACGGAAAAGAATCTGTTGGCTTTTTAGTTAAAATAAAAGAGATGTTGGAAAACCCTGAGCGAATGCTTTTTAGTGGAAAATCACCAATTGAGAGTCTTTTAGGATTTTAGTGTTTTGTAAATAGTTTAATTTAAATTTTACCCAAAGCTTAAAATTAACACATAAAAAAGGCAAAACCATTGCTGATTCTGCCTTTAAATTAAAAGTTTGAATTCTTATTAAGCTACCTCAACAGTAACTTCATCACTTTGCCACAAACCGTGTTTGGTGCAATACGCATGAGCAATTAACTTCATGTTTTTAGAAGGAACAATATAGAAGTCAACTTCTAAATTAGCAGGAGCATTACCCATAGCACCAGCAGTAAATGTAGCTTGTGCTAAAAATGTTTCGCCATTCCAAAGCTGAACGTATTGGATGTAATGATCAAAATCATCCGGATGTTTGTACTCATCGCCAACCATTACTTTTACTTTGAATTTTTCGCCTTTGGTAGCCTTTGCATCACAATGTACAAATGCCGAGTGGCGGTCGATATAATCTTTTTTTGCTTCTCTTTCAATCTGAGAAATGTCTTCGTATCTGTTGATTTTCATAGTATTGTATTTTTTTAATGTATATGCAAAATTACAAAATTAATTTCGGTATTGAAAGTCTTATTTAGAATAATTTTTAATAAGCACTTAAATCATTCGGCAAATCTTTGTTTTCAAGACCATAAATAATCTCTTCCATTAGTTGGTTAGTAGCCAAAGCAGTTTCTGCTGTGCTAACACAGTCGCCGTTTTTTTGTAAACTATTTACGACCTGTTGAATCAGTTGTTTCTGAACGTGATCAGGTTTTTCAAAAGGGAAATGCTCAATTCCGTTTTCTGTTTCCAATAAAACAGGATCAAAACCAAAAGTGGAAAAGCTGATTTTGCCTTTTGTTCCACGAATTTCGATTAGGTCAATTTCTTCCTCTTTAGAAACACAAAAATTCCAAGTCCCGATAAAATTTATGGTGTTCTGATAGCGAAGCTTTGCTTG
The Bacteroidales bacterium genome window above contains:
- a CDS encoding 2-oxoglutarate dehydrogenase E1 component, whose protein sequence is MDKYSYLNTKPEEVEDLYQLFLENPENVEYGWRKFFEGFEFFKNDYTAQADGVSSSEYKVINLIEDYRKRGHLFTKTNPVRVRRHYTPSLDYQNFGLEKKDLEKVFEAGKKVGLGAAKLKDIIQMLEQTYCGSVAVEYDYIRNLDEVAWLKSKLELSKSTPSFSKDEKLAILNKLTQAVGFEKFIHKKFPGQKRFSLEGAESLIPALDAAIERGNDLGISEFMIGMAHRGRLNVLANIMGKPYRQIFSEFSGNEYEDSFLLGDVKYHLGYTSETKTNKEKDIVLTLSPNPSHLEAVNPVVEGLTRAKIDNLKSDTNEDSIIPIIIHGDASIAGQGVVYEVAQMSKLKAYSTGGTLHLVINNQIGFTTNYLDARTSTYCTDVAKTIQAPVFHVNGDDAEAVAFTAMLAIEYRQKFHKDIFIDLLCYRKYGHNEGDEPRFTQPVLYKAIEKHDDPRVIYAKKLVEQNEISLEESDRIETDFYNLLEESFLSAKKITTANISSFLEKEWEGIKKATKADFDKSPDTGVDLDILQQIGQKITSLPDDKKFFRKIVSLQKTRNNMVFKHQKLDWAMGELLAYGSLVNEGIPVRISGQDVERGTFSHRHAVFTVDDCDETYTPLKNISEKQAPFKIYNSLLSEYGVLGFEYGYAMASPQELIIWEAQFGDFNNGAQIIFDQFLSSAEDKWNVMNDLVIFLPHGYEGQGPEHSSARMERFLTLCAENNFQVVNLTNPANMFHVLRRQLKRKFRKPLVIFTPKSLLRHPEAVSNISEFTKGGFKEVIDDSSADSKKIKRVLFCSGKVYYDLLAEKRAIKDETVAIIRLEQLYPLPKKQIYKIIDKYKNAEKLMWVQEEPYNMGAGPFIRSELEDLNLYIVARPATGSPATGSSKFHQKQQRKIVEKPFDECGDCPLKGTICKMACIGNNWQEFNLELEKNTPK
- the odhB gene encoding 2-oxoglutarate dehydrogenase complex dihydrolipoyllysine-residue succinyltransferase, encoding MIVEIKVPSPGESITEVQIASWLVEDGSLVKKDQEIAEIDSDKATLSISAEVSGKIKLLAEEGDTVDIGTVVCSIDSNVEMPKTAVVAETKKEDAPTEKEEKSISAVEEKSADSIPSESDIHISPLARKLMQEKNISEKDITAFYKSLRLGTKDVEFYLGANDKIPLKQDSVQTSSWGGTRNQEVKKMSLLRKKLAQRLVSVKNETAMLTTFNEVNMTPIMEIRKKYKEQFKEQHGVGLGFMSFFTKAVTEALQHFPQVNSMINGDEIISYDYADISVAVSSPKGLVVPVIRNAETLSLAGIEKEIKALAVKARNGKLSLEEMTGGTFTITNGGVFGSMLSTPIINPPQSAILGMHNIVERPIAVNGKVEIHPIMYLALSYDHRVIDGKESVGFLVKIKEMLENPERMLFSGKSPIESLLGF
- a CDS encoding gfo/Idh/MocA family oxidoreductase, whose amino-acid sequence is WRVRPEKSGGGYFFDLASHQLDWLDFVFGKAELVSSEVKNKCGLYKAEDFVQAKLRYQNTINFIGTWNFCVSKEEEIDLIEIRGTKGKISFSTFGFDPVLLETENGIEHFPFEKPDHVQKQLIQQVVNSLQKNGDCVSTAETALATNQLMEEIIYGLENKDLPNDLSAY